The following nucleotide sequence is from Acyrthosiphon pisum isolate AL4f chromosome A2, pea_aphid_22Mar2018_4r6ur, whole genome shotgun sequence.
NNNNNNNNNNNNNNNNNNNNNNNNNNNNNNNNNNNNNNNNNNNNNNNNNNNNNNNNNNNNNNNNNNNNNNNNNNNNNNNNNNNNNNNNNNNNNNNNNNNNNNNNNNNNNNNNNNNNNNNNNNNNNNNNNNNNNNNNNNNNNNNNNNNNNNNNNNNNNNNNNNNNNNNNNNNNNNNNNNNNNNNNNNNNNNNNNNNNNNNNNNNNNNNNNNNNNNNNNNNNNNNNNNNNNNNNNNNNNNNNNNNNNNNNNNNNNNNNNNNNNNNNNNNNNNNNNNNNNNNNNNNNNNNNNNNNNNNNNNNNNNNNNNNNNNNNNNNNNNNNNNNNNNNNNNNNNNNNNNNNNNNNNNNNNNNNNNNNNNNNNNNNNNNNNNNNNNNNNNNNNNNNNNNNNNNNNNNNNNNNNNNNNNNNNNNNNNNNNNNNNNNNNNNNNNNNNNNNNNNNNNNNNNNNNNNNNNNNNNNNNNNNNNNNNNNNNNNNNNNNNNNNNNNNNNNNNNNNNNNNNNNNcgaacaagatactgaagttgaaaatcgtagcatatttcgactacttatcgtgtacacagacacaaaaaaaataaaaaataaataaaaaaataaaaaaataaataaaaaataaaaaattaataaaaaaacacacatcattgtaaaatcaatacattcatcgttccactcagaatctaaaatgtttacatttttaagttgcTATCAATTTcatttacaatattgataatatattgaatatttggtattttaagtattattttcacaattgtcaacatattattttaaaaggtttTATTTCTATACAGGAATGGATGAAAATGATCTACAACATTTGCCATGTGAAGGTGgtcaaaaaaagaaatttaaaagatgtaaatcaaaaaaaattaaaaatagctcTCACACGGCAGAAGTAATTGGGGTCCTGCAATCATTACTCATGTATGTAGCAACTTAATTTAGTagctaaaaaaataagtagttaACAAATGTTTACTTTTAGAGATAAAGCGTTTTGCGACGTTAAGTTGGAAACAGATGATGGTACAGTAATTCATGgacataaattgattttaatgtcAGCTAGTCCATATTTCAGGATAATGTTCAATAGCTTTGAAGAAACGGATAAAGATCATGTAGTTATAAAAGGAATAAGCTCAACCATTTTGAAactcttaataaattatatttacagtgGAGAAATAATTTTGAACGAAGAGAATGtaaaggtattatatatttataagcctTATACTAAAATGAGTTAAATTTGATGTTGTTTATTTCTCAAGGATGTGTTAGCAGCTGCAGATCTCATGAAGTTATTCTACATAAGAATCGCATATGAAAAGTTTCTACAAACATAGTTAAATGTCTgatataaatgtcaatatatggtttttagaaaaatgttgaatataaagacatttatttaagccaggtagtttatttttacaatattttgaactcattagttttgttaattaaaaattatccatttgtaaaaataaacattttaaattcaataattattaaacaggtacctagtaggtacctacttgttaaaatttttttttttaaattattattcttcaaATTCGATTGTTACaaattagacattttaatatggACGTAAATAGGGTCCTCAAATGCATATAGGGCTTCAGCCCAGAAATTCAAGAACAAAAATAGTGGGAGACTTGTCTTCCGCCcactattattacctatacacaattttatctatttatctatgataCGATAGTTATTCAAAActatcacaaattaaatttaaatttattaattgaattattcagTGGTCGGGACACTATTGGTTTTTTTGAAGCTCTCTAATATTCCAGATACTACTCTAAAAAAGGAGATCGCCTGTCGCTGTCACTACTTttacgcaattttttttttaaacgttccAATAGAAAATTTACTACTGActcaacataatatgtaatatataaatatattcaaacataaatatgtagaaacattttcaaatacctcACCCAAACGTCTGCAATTATTaaactggacaaaataaaaataaaattttaattcatttacaAAGCTCCCCTCCCATTCTCCCCATTAAAAAATCCCGCGTACGCCACTGAAtactagtattttttataatcaatggtgttACTTTAGCATCGCTACAATTAACGCGCTACTTCTGACTATTggaattattgtataaatgtatacagttttatacagttataaaatatatgtaactagttatgttataatttcATACTTCTTTCTTTCTCAGAAAACTTGTTTAttaccattatatatatatatatatatattttatattcattacctatctattttgtaAGAGAACTCTTTGAACGTTTGATATATAAACTAGCGTAAAGCTAGTATGCTACATATACAATTCTTTTtgtatttgaagttcaaattttgatcacCTTATATATTCGATGCAGGTGACAACAACAATTTCtccataaataattttgataaattgtaataacCCAAAATATGTTTATCGTAGATgacaaatacttaaaatattccaCTATTGGgcagggacggatccaggggATCCATCTAtaattatgacaacatttttaaattaagaataaagtataatattttatgtgttgttgtatttttgctctggatccgtgcctgctGATCAGGTACTGTTTAcgatattaatcaataatcggtaacgacattttaatttttcttcgatctttattttgtataaccCCGTAAAATAGGCAACCTAATGTACGGTCGTTGTATGAACCACCGAGTGTTGATGGTTTAAGATGACGTAAATTACGTCGCTCAGTGCCTCAGTCCGTCGGCCAGCGATAGATCACAGTtaaattaccattttctatacacaatgatattataaaaatatttagacaattttGATCTACATACacaatacatgataatatatattttaagttttttttttttcacaattttattcaaatgaaaaatgataattcTATTTATCAATACACCAAGAAGATACACAAAAAGGTACAAACTCAGGTTCTGTACACAAATGGCTCGATTGGTTAAAAcagtattgaacattttttttcattatcttgAAAATGTTTGTGACGATTCCAGTGACTAAAGTGAACGTAGTTTTTTAAAACTCagcattataaaaaacaaattaagaaatacTATGTCACAAAAAAGATTGTATGCGCTTCTATTTTTGTTTGTCGAACAAGaacttttaattaacttttaattgatGAGTTTAAACATTTGCTACCTAGTAATCGCAGACTTATattgtaagtttatttttttatttttttttacctacctaacttTTAAGAATTCCAATATTATGACTaatgtataaataggtacctacttattattaattaggtaccataatatgcttataagtataatattattacctatgtgatgtttaatataattataaaagtatagagtaggtaatatattataatacataaaaatattattactttttatttacaatttactacaTTACTTATAACTAGGGTTTGGATTTGaaggcaatataatcaataaaaaaagcatttaaaatgtaaaaaaggcatttaatttatataaaaaggcaattcataaatatactacaaaataaaatagtgaatattttttaaacactttcaaatgcacacattttgataaaaatacaaattaaaaatgagcatgAATACTAAACTACATTAAGTTCATgctattttgaataaatagatAACCTTTTTCTTTAACCCGGTTTGTCCTaagaattagattttaaaaattaacttacttgagttataccagttaatttaatgcaaaataaactagttggtattaaaaaaaaaattgactaccaTGTATTTTGATAAGCTGTCTTCAGAAAAACGGTTACGGTTtgggctcaaaatatttttataatttacacatcGAAAAAGATCTTTCTACGTCCACCGAAGTTATCGGGGCGTAtttcatacttaaataattatctaaattagGATTGCTAGATGAATAAAACCCATTTGTAGCGATAATCCGAGagctgtgtataaaattataaaatcaactgaaaattaaacacaaaaaaggcatttataagta
It contains:
- the LOC100163463 gene encoding kelch-like protein 23, whose amino-acid sequence is MDENDLQHLPCEGGQKKKFKRCKSKKIKNSSHTAEVIGVLQSLLIDKAFCDVKLETDDGTVIHGHKLILMSASPYFRIMFNSFEETDKDHVVIKGISSTILKLLINYIYSGEIILNEENVKDVLAAADLMKLFYIRIAYEKFLQT